GCTTGGTTTTTCCGCTGAGGAAGCCCAAGAGAAATTCGGCTTTTTCCTTGATGCTTTCGAATATGGAACGCCTCCACATGGCGGTATAGCTTTTGGTTTAGACCGTCTAATCATGCTGCTAGCTGGACGTACAAACTTGCGGGAGACGATTGCATTCCCGAAAACCGCAAGCGCTACGGATCTGTTAGTTGATGCACCGTCCACTGTTACTGATCGTCAATTAGATGATTTGCATGTCCGTCTATCTGCTAAGGCTATCGCTGCTCAAACGAAAAATACTGCGCCTGCTGAAGGAGTCGCTGAGTCGGGCGAGCCTGCTGCTGAGATCAAAGGTTAATTAAAGGAGAGAGCTAACCGATGTTGCATCAGTTCTCCAGAACAGAATTAGCTATCGGGCCGGAGGGACTGGAGCTGCTTAAAGGCAGCACAGTCGCCGTGCTAGGTATTGGTGGAGTCGGCGGAATTGCAGCTGAGGCTTTAGCGCGCTCAGGGATAGGCCGTCTTATCCTTATCGACAAGGATGTTGTTGATATTACCAACATTAATCGTCAAATTCATGCGCTAACGACAACTGTCGGACAGCCTAAGGCAGATCTGATGAGAGATCGGATAAAACAAATTAATCCAGAGTGTGACGTTATTTCACTTCGGATGTTTTACACCGAGGAGACGTATGAGGAGCTCTTCAAGTATGAGCTTGATTATGTTGTCGATGCATCAGATACAATTTCTTACAAGATACATCTCATTAAGCAGTGCTTGGACCGCAAAGTTCCTATCATTTCAAGCATGGGAGCTGCCAACAAGACAGATCCAACTCGTTTTCAGGTTGCGGATATTTCCAAAACTACGGTAGACCCGATTGCTCGAGTCATTCGGAAAAAGCTGCGTCTTGAAGGCATTAAAAAAGGCGTTCAAGTTGTTTTCTCTACAGAGCTTCCAATTAAGCCGAGAGAAGATGTCACTCAGAGAATTGTTCCGGAAACAGCGCCTGAAATACGCAAAGCGCAGCAGCCACCGTCAAGTAATGCCTTTGTTCCTCCAGTCGCTGGCTTAATTATGGTTAGCGTGGTGTTTAAGGATCTGCTTGCAAAAGTAGACAAACCTTATGGATGAAGCGTTGATCAAGAAGCTTAAGCTGCCGAAGGATGGTAAGATTGCAATCATTGAACCACCGGAAGGCTTTTTGGAGCTTATTGGGATAACACTTGAGGATTCGCTGTTGGAAGAGAATCAACCAGGCGCGTATGATTATGTGCAATTATTTGCGACAAGCGTTGCCGATGTTGAGCGACTGGCTCTACAAGCTATTCGTTTGGTAAAACCAGATGGCTTACTTTGGATGAATTACCCTAAAGGTACTTCAAAGTTGAAGGCAGATTTAAATCGTGATCGCGGATGGTCTGTCGTCTCTGAGGCGGGCTGGGAAGGTATTGCTCTCGTTTCTATAGATGAAACGTGGTCAGCTATGCGTTTTCGTCCATTGAGCGCCGTAGGCAGAACGCGAGTTACTCCAGCAGAACGTCGGGCGGCAGGCACCGTTTCGCCGGTGACGTTAGATGTCCCGGACGATTTGCAGAAAGCTCTTGATACGAATCTAGATGCAGCTACATTCTTTGTTAATCTTGCTCCCTCGCACAAGAAGGAGTATATCCGCTGGATTATGGATGCTAAGCGTGAGGAGACTCGAATTTCCCGCGTCAAGAAGGCAATAGAAAAGCTGGGTGGCGGGTTAAAGCGTCCATCTGATAAATAGCATCTCATTAAAATATTGTGTCAGTTAAAAAAAAGGCTATTCCGAGTGCATTATGCACTCGGAATAGCCTTTAAGCATTGAGGAGGAGGTAAAGCATAATGCTAAGGTCGGTGAATAGTCTTGACGTGATCAAGATGGATAAAGGTGCTGGCGCCATCCGCGGTGACCAATTCAACGAGATTGTTGTGAACGGATTTGAGTAAGCCTATTTTCTCAGGATGTTCTCCTAAGTCCAAAATGACGAACTCGTTCTCGAACTTTCTCAATTGCTGATCAAAGGTACGCGCGAGCGAGGCGGTTGAAGGATGGATAGGGAATTTATCTTGCTCCAGTGCGTAAGGTGTCGTATGTGGATCGTAGGGTACCAGTATTTTTAGATGCCGCATCGACACATATAGCGATCTAAACATTGGAGAGTAGAATACGAAAAAGTCATTCATGATGCTTGTGACATAACCATGAACCGTTTGACTACCAGCGATGTGCAGCTCAGAGAACATTCCTTTGGCGTTAAGCAGTACCTTACGGTAGGATAAATCCATTGTAGGGTCAAGCGGCGGCTCGGTCGGTTCACCGAAATTGGATTCGTGAGCAGGGCAGCGGGTCAATTGCTGGATATGAACGAGTGGGACATATAGAAATTGGAAGCCGTTATGCAGGACAAGGATGTCGGTTCCGAGATCAATAAGCCTTCCTTTTATGGGAAGCCGAGTTCCGGATACGGTTAACGATACGGATTGGTTCAAGTAAGTTTTCATTGGTTCAGCGGGAGCACCTCCTTTGCGACTATGACTGATACTTGCGATAGGGATGAGTTAACGACGTGCGTTTCCTTTGCTCCGGTTGCGTTCTCCGCCTTGCCCGCTCTTATTTTTGTTGCCGCTGCTTGATTTCTTATTATTCGATTTGTTATTGCCGGATTTGTTATTGCCGGATTTGTTATTGCCGGATTTGTTGTTGCCAGACTTGTTATTGCCAGACTTGTTATTACCAGATTTGTTGTTGTTTTTATTGTCATTTTTGTTATCGTTTTTATTATTTTGATTTTTACCGGATAAGGAAACATTTTTGATGTGGAATACGGGAATTCTTACTAGCTCGCGGTCAACGATCAATAACACATTGTCCTTAGATATTTCCGCTAGGAAACCATCGAGCTTTTCAGGTCCACCGCGGTTGATCTGAATGTGTTTATGGC
This portion of the Cohnella abietis genome encodes:
- a CDS encoding DUF2642 domain-containing protein is translated as MKTYLNQSVSLTVSGTRLPIKGRLIDLGTDILVLHNGFQFLYVPLVHIQQLTRCPAHESNFGEPTEPPLDPTMDLSYRKVLLNAKGMFSELHIAGSQTVHGYVTSIMNDFFVFYSPMFRSLYVSMRHLKILVPYDPHTTPYALEQDKFPIHPSTASLARTFDQQLRKFENEFVILDLGEHPEKIGLLKSVHNNLVELVTADGASTFIHLDHVKTIHRP
- a CDS encoding YdeI/OmpD-associated family protein yields the protein MDEALIKKLKLPKDGKIAIIEPPEGFLELIGITLEDSLLEENQPGAYDYVQLFATSVADVERLALQAIRLVKPDGLLWMNYPKGTSKLKADLNRDRGWSVVSEAGWEGIALVSIDETWSAMRFRPLSAVGRTRVTPAERRAAGTVSPVTLDVPDDLQKALDTNLDAATFFVNLAPSHKKEYIRWIMDAKREETRISRVKKAIEKLGGGLKRPSDK
- a CDS encoding tRNA threonylcarbamoyladenosine dehydratase; amino-acid sequence: MLHQFSRTELAIGPEGLELLKGSTVAVLGIGGVGGIAAEALARSGIGRLILIDKDVVDITNINRQIHALTTTVGQPKADLMRDRIKQINPECDVISLRMFYTEETYEELFKYELDYVVDASDTISYKIHLIKQCLDRKVPIISSMGAANKTDPTRFQVADISKTTVDPIARVIRKKLRLEGIKKGVQVVFSTELPIKPREDVTQRIVPETAPEIRKAQQPPSSNAFVPPVAGLIMVSVVFKDLLAKVDKPYG